A single Tenacibaculum sp. 190524A02b DNA region contains:
- a CDS encoding DUF1842 domain-containing protein, with protein sequence MSTVNETSSATKALADAYLAKGTIGNVGLPGAPVAHFSLVVSPSRNTVSGIVEITQAIDRPSIKVNVAGTIRATGYGKVTKIVNLSGEYVVSVPPPAIGSYLEKFTAYMDIDNSWNGIGGFTYGSHEVNDVPVKSAE encoded by the coding sequence ATGAGTACTGTAAACGAAACTTCTTCTGCAACTAAAGCTTTAGCTGATGCTTATTTAGCTAAAGGAACTATTGGAAATGTTGGGCTACCCGGAGCTCCTGTAGCACATTTTTCATTAGTTGTATCTCCATCAAGAAACACTGTTTCTGGTATTGTTGAAATCACTCAAGCAATTGATAGACCTAGCATTAAAGTAAATGTAGCTGGTACTATCAGAGCTACAGGTTACGGTAAAGTTACTAAAATAGTAAACTTATCTGGTGAATATGTAGTATCTGTGCCACCACCAGCAATTGGAAGCTACTTAGAAAAATTCACAGCTTATATGGATATTGATAATAGTTGGAATGGAATTGGTGGGTTTACATATGGAAGTCATGAAGTAAATGATGTTCCTGTAAAATCTGCAGAATAA
- a CDS encoding DUF4856 domain-containing protein: MKKVILSMLAVSAMVFTSCSDDNNDPGPTKQEVVAPATYDFSDVKGNSNVSFSGQVARLKMINELKSVLGKNTKTEAQLVEMFTNGTGFPDELGVNDSGKKLRETVAAATNSNTSSVEEDALRVKIDGWLKDHATTLYANWDKDASAGIAGKVVTGSRTAYVNAKGVEYNQAFAKTLIGSVIVDQVVNKYVSQKYLEDNKAGHEAGTPYKNDDTKNYTALQHGWDEAYGYVFGLETDTKSPSREGGSLLNKYLKKVEGGKKFKGIFDEVYNAFKLGRAAIDAKDYELVNKQAEIIRTEISKVVGVMAVYYLQKGKGTRDANKLHSLSEGYGFVKSLRFVHINGKQVEENQIKASIEALEADNGLWSVTDDKLQEIADRLARYFGFTAADALSL; this comes from the coding sequence ATGAAGAAGGTTATATTATCGATGTTAGCAGTATCCGCAATGGTATTTACATCATGTTCTGATGATAATAACGATCCAGGACCAACAAAACAAGAAGTTGTAGCACCAGCAACGTACGACTTTAGTGACGTTAAAGGAAATTCTAATGTGAGTTTTTCAGGGCAAGTAGCTCGTTTAAAAATGATTAACGAGTTAAAATCTGTTTTAGGGAAAAATACTAAAACTGAAGCTCAATTAGTTGAAATGTTTACAAATGGAACTGGTTTTCCAGATGAATTAGGAGTTAACGATTCAGGTAAAAAATTAAGAGAAACAGTTGCAGCAGCTACAAACTCTAATACTTCTTCTGTTGAAGAAGACGCTTTAAGAGTAAAAATTGATGGATGGTTAAAAGATCATGCTACAACTTTATATGCTAACTGGGATAAAGATGCTTCTGCTGGTATTGCAGGAAAAGTAGTTACAGGTTCAAGAACTGCCTATGTAAATGCTAAAGGTGTTGAATATAACCAAGCTTTTGCTAAAACATTAATAGGGTCTGTGATTGTAGATCAGGTAGTTAATAAATATGTATCACAAAAATATCTTGAGGATAACAAAGCTGGACATGAAGCAGGGACACCGTATAAAAATGATGATACTAAAAATTATACCGCTTTACAACATGGTTGGGATGAAGCTTATGGATATGTTTTTGGATTAGAAACTGATACTAAATCACCTTCTAGAGAAGGAGGTTCTTTATTAAATAAATATTTAAAGAAAGTAGAAGGAGGTAAAAAGTTTAAAGGTATTTTTGATGAAGTATACAATGCTTTTAAATTAGGTAGAGCAGCAATAGATGCTAAAGATTATGAGTTAGTTAATAAACAAGCTGAGATAATTAGAACAGAAATTTCTAAAGTTGTTGGGGTAATGGCTGTTTATTATTTACAAAAAGGTAAAGGTACTAGAGACGCTAATAAATTACATTCTTTATCGGAAGGATATGGTTTTGTAAAGTCATTACGTTTTGTTCATATTAATGGAAAACAAGTAGAAGAAAATCAAATTAAAGCATCAATAGAAGCTTTAGAAGCTGATAATGGATTATGGTCTGTAACTGATGATAAGCTACAAGAAATAGCTG